The genomic window tttctctttttcttttactgCATGCAGCAAGGGGAGTGTTATTGCAAATACATCGGTGTATTTCTTTGAGGCCTCTGTGGATGCTAGAACAGCGACAGACCCTGCAACAGTACTAGGCCTATTCGTTGACGATGTGGAGGAAATTGTTCAAAATGGTATCAGCCAAAAAGACTGCTGCTTCGGTGTTTCAATAATAGATGTTTCAGTTAGGGGTAAGCGTCTTGCagacactgccgtcgatttcaccaaactctccctaggattaatcttaggacttgggacgagttaagttccgtatccatcgACGTtattaggacgcattgaacctatcctaagttcggacgagttactcgtcctaaatcgagataggattaatcccagcgtttcgtgaaatgggctgctggacacctttggtaatgatCAAAGACCAGttacttctcacttggtgtatctcaacataatatgcatagagtagcaaaattttgactaaaaattggtcatcgaacttgcaagaaacCAATGAAAggtaaaacacccttgttgcacaacttgtgtgccttcagatgtcAAATAAAAGGCTTGAGGCTTGAAGTAGTTTATTGTTTGAGTCATAAATAACCTCTTCATAAAAACTAACAGCTCTCAGCTCTCAGATGATCGTTATCAATTAGAGtattattctagtcattgtgtcatggtaggattcgaacccacaacattgTGATTGCTTGTTCCGCAGTCTATAACAAATGGACCACGCACGGTAACAACTTATTGTAGGTACTTGTATCTTCAACGCTAATGATAAAGCAAATACACCAAACAAACTTATTCTTTTTCAATTACAATAAAGCTTttaggttaaagggaaggtacactattggtaagtgtcaaagaccagttttctcacttggtgtattttaacataaagcataaaataacaagcctgtaaaaatttgagctcaattaaaagtgttttgatattttctacattttacttttaaaaaattgtaaattattattcttaaagccattgtacactttcggtaaacagtattgtccaagtcccacacttcgtgtatcacaacttatatataaaataacaatcctgtggaaatttaggctcaatcggacatcggagtcgggagaaaataacgggaaaacccactcctgttttcgcgcgtttcgccgtgtcatgacatgtgtttataacaaatccgtaattctcgttaacgagaatttatattgttttaccgttttctcaaaaagtaaagcatttcatggactaatatttcaagagaagtctttcaccattaccttctataaaccctgtaaattatttgtaaatctgtgaacttttttttttttcctgtaccgaaagggtccaatggctttaatccaaCAGAAGCTACGAGTGGCCCACCAACAGCAACTGTTCGTGTTTCTAAGCCTTCAACTTATTTCACTACCGATGTAACGGTTTCCGAACCTTCAGTCGACCAAACGGGGGTTTCAACCCCAGGAATTTTTACCGATCAACCTCTCATCCCTAACACGACTAGCTCAGCATCAGAGTCCATAACTACGAACCAAGTCTCAGAAAACTCGTCGGCTAATGGTTACAAAACGGAGTTTGTTTCAACAACAGGTACCTCCCCGtcgatttgatttgatttgatttgatttgatttgatttgatttgatttgatttgatttgatttgatttgatttggtttgatttgatttgatttgattcgattcgattcgattcgattcgattcgattcgattcgatttgatttgatttgatgtgatttgatttgatttgatttaattttaaatggtTTATTTGGAGATTTTTTAATCAGTTGAGGCTGAAGAAATTCTGATTAAAATTGGAATAAACTTAACACCCAGTATAGGCTGAGTTATGATCTATACAagtaacaaaacattaaaatacgTGACGGAAACTAACATCAAAGAAAgagcaaaagaaaataaatcactATTTAAACACTccaataagtaaataaattattaaacaaaGGCAGCCGAACAGAAAAATGAGCTGTAAGAAAAACAACATCTATACAAGAGCAATTAATACCTAAAgcataaaacaaaacttaattttCTCAAAAGGCAGGTTGTAGAATGTTGactatatttatttaaaaaaaaagtgctcgtcgaagttgcgagagaataatggaaggaaaaaatgcccttggcgcacaagttatgtgctttcaaatgctgaattcgaaacctcagctgaggtctcgaattaaattcaaagcttttagtgagaaattacttctttctcaaaaaactacgttacttcacataAATCCGTTTccctcacaatgtttcatacaatcggcagctctcaattgctcgtaataccaagcaagttttgttatgctataacaattatttttagtaattaccagtagtgtccagtgtctttaagataaaacaaaatagtataatTTGTTATCATTAAATCACAGAAGTTACTTGTGGAATCGACGAGTTCCAATGTCCAGATGGAGTGTGTCTTAAGAGTCACCTTGAGTGTGATCAGTTCCCAAACTGCGCAGACGGATCAGATGAAGGCACGTCATGTTTAGAAGGTAAACGCATATAGAACTAAACTTGCGCATAATTGTAATGAGTAAACGTAACGCGCGCGCATTATCCCTCACTCAGAGTGACGCCAAGGGCGTTTTTAACATGCAGTagtttcctgcaaggtatgtgggactaggtTTGAGTTGTGAGCCGTGAAGggtcaatcctatctcgagttaggacgagtaacccgtcccaAGTGAGgaagggttcaatgcgtccaaGCGTCTTTAGATTCGGAACTGAACTCGCCCTAAGTCCAAAGAAagaatttggtgaaatcgacggctgctcgttttacatagcaccatgtaatggtttacaaagtgctgtggcgcactctgctgccaatcaaaccaggaacaccaggcggcagaccccttctctttccgatcatgcactgggttattttacgtgcgttaaACAATACGGACGAACGGctatacgtcccatccgaaggacgaagcaataatggttttaaccattattgcttcgtcgTCCTTAAAAGTGTCTTAAGGACACAGGGACTTGGACTCGACCCacgctctgctgatcagaaataccagagttaGAAGTGTTCTTAAACCGCTAGGCTATATGACACTTAAACCATACCCCCAATTTGCCAGGGAGAGAGCGGTTTTGtagcaattcaattcaactaaatttaattcaattgaGATACACATTTTTTGTCCAACTTCAAAAATATCGAGAACAACAAGAAGCAGTAGCAGGataaaatgtaattgtttggGCTGTTTTGAGAAGTAGAGGCTTGTAAACACAGCCAGGGAGACAAACAAGGACACAATCAAACAGACATCAAACAAAAGAACAGACGAATATAAGACATGACAGCTTCTCTAACACAAGATAGATCAGAGATAATAATTCATAATAGCAACAAGATGGCAAAACAGTTCAAGCAGAATTAAATAATTATATGTATCATGGATTGAGAAGTGGATGTTATTGAAATACCAATAAGAGAATATGGCAATCTACACATGCctgatgattgattgattgataaaatTACCAACtggttgattgatttattgatttattgactGATGTCAAAGTAGTCATAATAATATGGAAAAACAAGTAACAGTTTGGAATGGTCACGTTTCACTTTCTTTAGGTTTATGTTCTATGAACGAGTTTGAATGCCTCTCTGGTGGCGAGTGTATTCCAACAGTGAACGTTTGCGACCACCTGCCTCACTGCGCTGATGAATCGGACGAAGACGATTGCTATAACGGACCAGGTAACCCCAAAAAtgtggtttgttttaaaaactattcGAATTAAAGCAGTCTTGAggctaacaaaataaaatgtacatattttaaaaatgtttctaTTCAATACAATAGAATTGCCAACAACTAAagctgatgaaaaaaaaaacgtttaaaaaaacacacaaaaaaaaaccctcaaaaaacaacaacaacaacaacaacaacaacaacaacaacaacaacaacaacaacaacaacaacaacgaacaTAAGACAAAGTCACTTTAAAGTTCGAACAAGTGAAGGATTGGCATATCCTCAGTACCTCTCCGGTTTACACTCGGGTAGGCCTATGGAAAGCTTCAGTATCTGTCCGAGCCCCAACAGAGCTTGAGAATAATATAATACTATTgcattaatttgggttttactcTTATAACGATGTGTGTAAGCTGTCTGTCTGTTTCGTCTTTTTATTGTCAAGCATTCTTTAGtttatgtattttgttaaaggcaaGCCGCAACAAGCTACCTGGCTTGTTTTGGGCCTTGCTTCCACACGCGCTTCCCGCCATGATCTTTTTCCGTCTTTTATAATATATATGTATACAATACTACAAATGTAGTTCACAATACTACAAATGTAGTTCTGTAATATTGTGGAAATGCTTTGAGGAAATAAAtgtgaactgaattgaattgaaataacTAAGTCGACCTTTCTCTGGAAATATTAGACAACCGTCTCAAACTTACCAACgataaaaaaagaatgaaattgACCAATAATCGGAAACTTCAAGTTAACAGTAACTTGGTAAACTACCAAAAGAAATATGAGCACTGAATGGAACTTCATTCAAACCCATTGCTAATTCCATTTGGCAACAACAATACTGAAGAAACTAATTGGTAAAATACAACTTTATCAAACTAACAATTACAGAAATAACTTCTGAATAACTATCTATCAACAATAAGGAAAACACTTACTTTATCTGAGCTGTCCAGATGCGACAAAAACTGACAAACTGAACCTGATCAAAACAATCATAGATGGAGAACTGTCTGGCTTTAGAAAAGCATGTCGAACAAAAATATAACGCCCTCAAGAGTTAAAACAGAGAATGGTTAACAAACGTGACGTTCCGACCGTTGAACTGCCTACATTAAGTAAAGCGCCACAGCACACTTTACAGGTTGTGTCTATGGAACGtggaatgtgtataaattaaaTCTCAGCTGCTTGAATGTGCTCCTTATTAATTGcaacagtgttttttgtttatttcttttttgcaaGGAAGAATCTAGTGAGAAGAAatatagtctttgacagttgccATCAGTGTCCACTGTGTTTAAAGGACattaattgaattaaattaaaaatgtattcaaaatatgtattcaatttaattcaattaatGTATTGATTGATGATACAGTTTGCAGAGGCAGAGGACATACCCTGCTCCTACTTCACAACCAGACCTCTACAATCACCTCTCCGCGTTTCCCTCTCCCCTACACACAATACGAGGAATGCTACTGGAACATTGCTGGACCCACAGACACCCACATCCTACTCGATGTCCACCATGCTGGTATCCCCATTCCTGATGCACTTGTTGTACGAGAGATCCACGGCGTTAACTCCACCAGAGCTGTGATGACCTTTCTTGATGACTTGGGACTAGGGCTGCGTATGGCTTTCCCAAGTCAGAGAATCCAGTTGTATTTCGTGAGCACTTTTATTACACACGGTACGGGCTTTAATATCAGCATTCGAGCGGTGCATGGGAAAGGTGAGTGTACAAAAAccattccttaaaaaaaaacaataataataataataagcctACAATTTATCGGGTTGGTGTCACTCTTTCACACACGAAGTTCCCCTTGGGTGGATTTTTATCTCGACTCAGTACGAGTTTACTAGGACTAGTTTACAActcctctttgtgaaatcggccactGGTCACATGTGATGGGCCAttaaattcattccttaaaccatctcaccTCCctcgggagtatacagcctgcgcAACAATTTCATTGTTACTCCTATTTAACTCCATAATACAGACGTTGAACCAAACAGAAAACGATTCGTTAAAGGAACCAAACAGAAAACgatgcgttaaaggcagtggacactattgatatttaaaacgattatgagcataaaaccttacttgttaacgtaatggggagctgttatagcatacaaatattgactgcttcgagtgctatggttaaaactatgactcccgaggtgatccccgggagcgttctattttcccgaggcgaagccgagggaaaatagaacgctacggggatcaccgagggagtcatagttttgaaccattgcacgagtaaaagcagtcaatttttgttttataacaccccaaacatttctaaatactgttctattattattaagttacagacctgaatgctacaatccacggacgacgcgaatacagattgcaaacacttttactgtgctgcatgtagtgtcgtgcaatccgaaatggttacagactattaatttatcatcctcgtacacgcaacgaacgtctgggtactgcacgccgtgtgctagtcttcggactagcgcatggcaaaccgacgcactatcacacggccgtcgtctagcaaaactaagacatgtcatgtgacgcgctctaaaccaatgagcaggcagaatacttgcaaggggtgttataatacaaaacattgtgagaaacggctctctctggagtaacgtagttttcatgATAGGAGTAATTTTgccaagaatttgatttagagacctcagattgagattttgaggtcttgaaatcaagcatctgaaagcacacaacattgtgtttcattattatctcgcaacttcgacgaccaattgagctcaaatttctaaaggtttgttattttatgcataaatgttgagatgcaccaagtgggaagattggtctttgacaatattaccaatagtgtccagtgtctttgtaCACTTACACTATCACTGACGATTTTTCTCCAAATTGCGCCACCTTCCCCGGAGTACCTCTTATAATAACTGCATGGAAAGGTCGTATTGCGTTACGttcattatgtttttgttttttttaatactaatTATTGTTTGTGCAATCAATTCCATGTTCTTTGTTTAGAATACATCAAGTGTGATGCCGGTCCGTACGTGTATATCGAAACAGAAATATGTGATGATAAATGGAACTGTCCTGACGGCACAGATGAAAGAGATTGTGGTAAGAGCGTAGAGTGATTAATATTTGTCTCAATGTTTGAAAATATGTACAGcaatttttaagtttttaagcaaatttaaagacactggacactattggtaatagtcaaaaaTCAGTTTTCTCaattgatgtatctcaacataattatccacaaaataacaaacttgtgaaaatttgagctcaattggttgtcgaagttgtgataTAACAGTGGAAGAAAAAGCCACGCTTGTCACAcgtgtgcttttcagatgcttgattttgagacctcaaaatctaattctgcgGTCAGGAAATCAAAATccaggaaaattacttctttttcgaaaactccgttacttcagagggagccgtttctcacaatgttttatactatcaacagctctccatttaaCAATCGTTTTTAGTATAATCGATAGactgtgcactgcctttaaagcaattaaATTTGTTCAACTGTATAATCCAATGCTAAGCTTGCATATAAAATTGTTGTTCTAAATCTTCTTGTAATATTTTATCTATTTGCAAGTTTGCGGCACTGATGAAATTCGTTGCAGAAATGGGATATGTTCCGAAAACAAAAACCCTTTGTGTAATGGGATAGCTGAGTGCAGAGACTTGTCAGATGAAGGACTTAACTGCAGTGAAGGTAGGCATTGTACAATACATGACAGACGTGTTatagtttgatattggataaTGGACATTCACAcatgtttgtacagcgaatatcgaTGTGGCGTTGTAGATATTGGATAAGCTTGTACAGTAATTGTTCATACTGTATTTTTGTATACACTATTTGGAAACAGTTCTATCAACAAAAGCTGTTGAATAATGCGCCTACTACAAAAAATGCTCTTACGTCATCATTGCTCAATCTTCTCTCTATTTTTACGTTTAATTTTCACCAAAGAGCATGTCCAGGACTCTGCTCTTTATCTGATAAAACTCggcctaaaggcagtggacactattggtaattactcaaaatatttatctgcATAAAACCTCTTTTGGTagcgagtagtggggagaggtcgatagtataaaacactgtgttaaacggctccctctgaagtgacgtagttttcgagaaagaagtaattttccacgaacttgatttcgagacctcaagtttaaaatttgaggtctcgaaatcaagcatctaaaagcacacaactttgtgtgataaggaTTTTTCTGAcattattatgtcgcaactttgacgaccagttgatctcaaattttcacaggtttgttattttatgcatatgtagagatacaccaaggggagtgggaagactggtctttgacaatcaccagtagtgtccagtgtttttaatacTCACAAGTCCAGATAATGCACCATGTCTGTCAcaggtgacactcctggcgcaggaaccAGAATCGGAGTTTAGATTCAGGaactaataacaaaataaacacaaggaGAAGCACGCATTCTCTTACTCTGATGATGATCTTTGGAACAGTAACTTGGGAAAGGTCTCCAAAATGTCCGTGATTCTTCTTAATAGTTTGTTGTTTTAAGAGTAAACTTAAAACTTTAATATTTCCTTATAGAAGACTTAAGTTTTGTTCTGTAGATTGTTTGTGCTTAATTTGATCATGTTTTGGGGATGCGCAgtgtctatttttaataataactatCATGTAATTAATACAGTGTGATTTGGTACTTGTTTTATAGTGAACTGTGTTGACATTCTTCATTCTGCGTGTAGAGAAATTCTACCGTACGACAGCACTTACTTTCCGAACGACCACGCCGACACCGTGACGGATGCGTACATTCAATACGACACACTCCCTTTTTCTACGTCACTGAGCTGTGACGAAACAACTAAGATGGCAGCATGCATGCTCCTGTTTCCAGCATGCTCCCGGTTCGCCGCTGCCGTACCGCAGTCGGTATGCAGAGACTTTTGTAAAGCACGTCTGGCTCAGTGCTCTTTGTCACAACAGGGCGCCATGCAGTTCACTTGCGATAGTTTACCGGCTGATGTTGGGTTGTCTACAACGTTAGAGTGTGCGTACCCCGAAGAAGGTAACACAAAacgttgatgtacatgtacatgtaaatgtacattgaTAGTACACTGTGTTTCACTTGTGTTTAAATAGACTACGGACATTACACCACAAACCAAGTCTCTCCGAGCATGTCGCTCGACTTTCAcgtaaagtcacctggaagtggtattttgtcaaaataaagctgttgtcactaaaatatgtgttttaatgagtggaatatgaataaacaataaactaaggtttaacaaaaactagtttccatgttatttacaaatttgaaaataagctgTTGTCactaaaatgtgttttaatgagtggaatatgaataaacaataaactaaggtttaacaaaaactagtttccatgttatttacaaatttgaaaataagcccgacccgagagggcgctgttcgtgacgtcaatcgaggcacgatgaatcgcatgcagtgccaacacaagatagtgaagcttggcgcaagctaaaaaattccctcaaagttgaaacaatacctgatttttttttttcacaataggCAAATGCTCCCTTACGTTCGTTATGTCTTTCAGgcaccttcttcgacttcccactagctggaaaactTTTTGGGATGGCgttatgttttagaaaagaacttttctcttcatgtcaaaatgtgtagtgtattccggattctcgaagcacaacggctcgaagtgtttgctgcacagcgctggaaatgacttgcaaactgaccccatctattgttttgctgcatccagcagcaatacacctggtcgacattgccggaaaaatgcaagaaaactttttcgaaacgtacaagctcacgactaggacttgaatgtattTGCAcatacgtgtgttcgatgttcgatcgagacAAAGGCTCCTTCGGTCAAATAGCTCCTGTTCACTATACTTTGTAGCGCCAAGAACCCGGTCACATCACTTTTGCTGATAGAGCCTTCTCGGTATTATGGGCCCTTACTTCCAATTCACATCAAGGACACAACATCCTTCAACACATTGAAGGCACTTCtaaaagcccacttgtttcaggaggcctacatcaatgattgtttttatatttcttctgtgcctttaagcaaacttttgatttaggcgctaaacaaaattattatgattgattgattgattctcTACGGTCACATATCCCTGGTTTTGAAGTGCGTTCAGCAAACAAGAAAAAACCAAGgtcaagtgtaaaaaaaaaaaaaacataaaaacgcAAACAGAGTATAATATCACGAAGAAAGTAGTGGACAGcattcttttatttgttttattgtagtcATTGGATATAGTGTTTTTGTACCTAAATCttgctttaatgtttttctgtaagtttgtttagaaatattatatttttatagagctgtgtattttaaacacaaaatacaacCCTTTTGGTATTGGATTTTGCTGCgaagttttgatgttttaaatcaacaaataaaaataacaatactaaTTGTTTTATGTGTAAACTAGATCTTCTGCTTACTGGATCATGTGGGAGGAGGCCTGCCTCGACGTCGCTAGTCAGTTTGCTTTCTCGTATTATTGGCGGTAATGAGACAAACGTCACCCAATGGCCTTGGATTGCTTCACTAAGCACCGAGGACTCTGAGCATACCTGTGGGGCAACACTTATCAGCAATAGATGGCTGATCACTGCGGCACACTGCGTGTATGTTCAATCCAATTAATGAGgggttcgctcggccccagcgacCAGTCTActggaccgctgggatgggctattcgcttgaacagattcttgttcaggaagtacgtcatgcgtacagtcCATAGAAATAATGGGGCAGCAGTGTGAGTGgaatgcatgatgggactgcgcattattaaaacgATGAGCGAGCATGatgcgtttgcccatcccagcgcctttggttaaagaatttaatctctgtatattttcctgtaatttgAGCTTTGGTCGCCATGGGAGTTTTGATTTTAaagaataaaccaataatgaacaaaatgaatgaatgaatttgttttttaagataAAAATGGATAATGTACATGTCTAAACAGTGATGAAAGCACTACTAAGACAGAACACTAAAAAACACAGATTAAAATGATAAAACAAGATTTAGACGTGCAATTTTactgcgaccccccccccccataagaaataaaaaattccaAAACGAGTAACTAACACTTTCCATACACTCCTCAGACATAAACTCCATTACATACTAATACAACAACATAATGTATAATaactaattttaataataagaCAAAGCCTAGTTTTGTGTTTTAACATCATTATACTACTTAAAATCAGATTATATCTTGACTTTGCATTCGTTTTGGGAGCAACCCTCATTAACCCAAgtcattgtttgtttaataCAGGGGGAGTTTCAGCTCTGTAGTGCTAGGCTCTTCGTCAATATTCATGGAACAGCCCGGTCGCCTTGAGGTTCAAGTAGAGAAAATATTGCCACATCCGTTTTATGATGACGCCAGTCTTGACAATGACATAGCACTAATCAAGTTGAGCTCTCGAGTTCCATTTAGCGGTACCATCCAACCAGTCTGTCTGAATGCAGAGAGGGATGAGACATCCATCTTCAAAAGGTGCTATGCAGCCGGCTGGGGTCTAACAAGTCCACAAGGTGAGAATATTAATACGGCGCCTCTTAAAGGACaagtttacaaaacaaacattaaaaaggtACAAATGTTGACATCATGTTATGGTTCCCttaaaatacaatttaattCCCTCGAAACATTTAGTTCCCTAAAAAAGACTATCTCGTTCCCTCAAAATCATTTAGTTCCCCCAAAATACTATTTCGTTCCCTCGGAATCATTTAGTTTGCTCAAAATACTTTTTTGTTCCATCAACATTATTTTAGTTccctaaaaatacattttcGTTCTGA from Asterias amurensis chromosome 17, ASM3211899v1 includes these protein-coding regions:
- the LOC139950182 gene encoding uncharacterized protein, whose amino-acid sequence is MDSSIQQNESGSALPRIGVNNHGDDQEHPQTRRKELGKKSHGQPSSSPESTTDNVPHTERSSERKTETQKRQDQERSSQKCIAILVICVVLLTVAATVFALLYLTGASRGSYITAPSGKPQFVGPLGIDFSLTVNKTFTDDYNNPSSLKYNSLQYIIMLTMNDIFLNSDLGRVYSGTEVHGFSKGSVIANTSVYFFEASVDARTATDPATVLGLFVDDVEEIVQNGISQKDCCFGVSIIDVSVREATSGPPTATVRVSKPSTYFTTDVTVSEPSVDQTGVSTPGIFTDQPLIPNTTSSASESITTNQVSENSSANGYKTEFVSTTEVTCGIDEFQCPDGVCLKSHLECDQFPNCADGSDEGTSCLEGLCSMNEFECLSGGECIPTVNVCDHLPHCADESDEDDCYNGPVCRGRGHTLLLLHNQTSTITSPRFPLPYTQYEECYWNIAGPTDTHILLDVHHAGIPIPDALVVREIHGVNSTRAVMTFLDDLGLGLRMAFPSQRIQLYFVSTFITHGTGFNISIRAVHGKEYIKCDAGPYVYIETEICDDKWNCPDGTDERDCVCGTDEIRCRNGICSENKNPLCNGIAECRDLSDEGLNCSEVNCVDILHSACREILPYDSTYFPNDHADTVTDAYIQYDTLPFSTSLSCDETTKMAACMLLFPACSRFAAAVPQSVCRDFCKARLAQCSLSQQGAMQFTCDSLPADVGLSTTLECAYPEEDLLLTGSCGRRPASTSLVSLLSRIIGGNETNVTQWPWIASLSTEDSEHTCGATLISNRWLITAAHCVGSFSSVVLGSSSIFMEQPGRLEVQVEKILPHPFYDDASLDNDIALIKLSSRVPFSGTIQPVCLNAERDETSIFKRCYAAGWGLTSPQGSISFTLKDVELPLISNEDCQFRSSSPHIVSTNQLCAGVDEGGKDTCQGDSGGPLVCLGSDDRWRLVGVTSSGSPTCGEPVSPGVYTRISQYLDFIKHTTW